From the genome of Nicotiana sylvestris chromosome 2, ASM39365v2, whole genome shotgun sequence, one region includes:
- the LOC104244258 gene encoding uncharacterized protein produces the protein MNPDISNTISTDLEFLAQCPMPDARRFTAYNINGFKFRTVSREQGLKTQNSRVFLTSNTSCIASNADKNATQAELPYYGKFEDIIKLNYYGWFIIVLFKCQWADTTRDEWFKIDVWKFNCVNFSRLIHTGNRKDHDPYIEASQANMVYYVDDETDKEWSVAMHLKPRDLFDIGDVDEEEITRMSHTNNKNWNNFLMLIMRISKLQ, from the coding sequence ATGAATCCAGATATATCAAATACAATATCTACTGATTTGGAGTTCTTAGCACAATGTCCAATGCCAGATGCAAGAAGGTTTACTGCATATAACATTAATGGATTCAAGTTTCGGACTGTATCTAGAGAACAAGGATTGAAAACTCAAAACAGTAGAGTTTTTCTTACCTCTAACACCTCTTGTATTGCATCTAATGCTGATAAAAATGCAACACAAGCAGAGTTGCCATATTATGGGAAGTTTGAAGACATAATTAAGCTCAATTATTATGGATGGTTTATAATTGTTCTCTTCAAATGCCAATGGGCTGACACTACTCGAGATGAATGGTTCAAAATAGATGTTTGGAAATTTAATTGTGTTAATTTTTCTAGATTGATTCACACGGGTAATCGTAAGGACCATGATCCTTATATTGAAGCGTCTCAAGCAAATATGGTCTACTATGTTGATGATGAAACTGATAAAGAATGGAGTGTTGCTATGCATCTAAAGCCAAGAGATTTGTTTGACATAGGAGATGTTGATGAAGAAGAAATTACGAGAATGAGCCATACCAACAacaagaattggaacaattttTTGATGTTAATTATGAGAATATCCAAGTTGCAATAG
- the LOC104244259 gene encoding uncharacterized protein, with product MSLGFFHGEINVLQNFNNIDVTQDTLLPENRVDLLINEAFQGLRHEGIDVGSSQAGRKEVLNDMPASNSKDFFELLRDESQELYEGSKYSKVEFLLKLYHIKSLSGLSDKGMTMILDLFRDAFKFASIPDSFYKAKKTIKKLCLDYIKIDACPNDCMLYWGDDANEETCKYCHISRWKSNERGNRNRVPATSKKKKKKPAKILRYFPLKSRLQRLFMCSKTAEHMRWHVEHSNNDRIMRHPRDGEAWKRFDTIYSEFSSDPRNVRLGLASDGFNPFGTMSTNYNIWPVVLVPYNLSPWLCVKQPNFILSMIIPGLRTTSNNIDVYLQPLIKELNELWCGNL from the coding sequence ATGTCACTTGGGTTTTTTCATGGTGAAATAAATGTGTTGCAGAACTTTAATAACATAGATGTCACTCAAGATACACTACTTCCCGAAAATCGAGTGGACTTATTGATTAATGAAGCATTTCAGGGCTTAAGACATGAGGGTATTGATGTAGGTTCATCACAAGCAGGGAGAAAAGAAGTATTAAATGATATGCCTGCTTCAAATAGTAAAGACTTTTTTGAGTTGCTTAGAGATGAAAGTCAAGAATTGTATGAAGGTTCCAAGTACTCAAAGGTAGAGTTTTTGTTAAAGTTGTATCATATAAAGAGTTTGTCTGGGCTAAGTGACAAGGGAATGACTATGATACTAGATCTATTCAGAGATGCATTTAAATTTGCAAGTATCCCTGATTCTTTTTATAAGGCCAAGAAAACCATCAAAAAACTTTGTCTTGATTATATAAAGATAGATGCTTGTCCAAATGACTGCATGTTGTATTGGGGAGATGATGCTAATGAAGAAACATGCAAGTATTGTCACATTTCTAGATGGAAGTCTAATGAGAGGGGCAACAGAAATCGCGTGCCTGCTACaagtaagaagaagaaaaaaaagcctGCAAAAATTTTGCGTTACTTTCCACTAAAATCAAGGTTGCAAAGACTATTCATGTGTTCTAAGACTGCAGAGCATATGAGATGGCATGTGGAGCATAGTAACAATGATAGAATAATGAGGCATCCTAGAGATGGTGAGGCATGGAAGAGGTTTGATACAATATATTCTGAATTTTCTTCTGATCCCCGAAATGTTCGATTAGGCCTAGCTAGTGATGGTTTCAATCCTTTTGGAACGATGAGTACTAATTATAACATTTGGCCAGTGGTTTTGGTTCCATATAATCTTTCACCTTGGTTGTGCGTGAAGCAACCAAATTTTATCCTCTCAATGATCATTCCGGGTCTGCGTACGACGAGTAATAATATAGATGTATACTTACaaccccttattaaggagttGAATGAGTTGTGGTGTGGAAACTTGTGA